TCTCTGTAGTTTGGGTAGAATTCAATTGGAATACGGATATTTACCTAGCACGACAGATTGTGTCAGAGAAACTGGCTGTAGTCAACGAATCATTGCCCCCGAACGTCGGTCGCCCTACCCTAGGGCCTCAATCGTCTATATTAGGAGAGGTTTTAATAGTAGGACTCACTGCCGACTCTACTTCCATGCTCGATCTGCGAACTATGGCAGACTGGACCATCCGTCCCCGACTCTTGTCAACCGGAGGAGTATCTCAAGTTGCCGTAATAGGAGGAGAACTTAAGGAATATCAGATACAGATGGATCCACAACGGATGAAGCACTATAACGTATCACTCAGCGAGATGATGAAAGCCACCAAAGAGATGAACCTGAATGCTAACGGTGGTGTGATCTATGAGTATGGTAATGAATATATAGTAAGAGGGATGCTCTCTACCACACAAATTGATCAACTAGGAAAGGCGGTTGTAAAGACCATCAATAAAATACCTGTTCTATTAGAGGACGTGACCAACATACGCATTAGTGCCAAAGAGCCTAAAACAGGAACAGCCTCGGAACGCGGGAAATCAGCAGTACTGCTCACCGTAACCAAACAACCGGGCATCAGTACCATAGCACTCACCGAAAAATTAGAGACTTCCTTAAAAGAGATTCAGAAAAGTTTGCCCACAGACGTTAAAGTTTCCACCAACATCTTCAGGCAAAGTCAATTCATTAAGAGTTCTATAAATAATGTACAGAAATCTCTTCTCGAAGGTGGTATTTTTGTGGTAATCATCTTATTCCTCTTTTTGGCAAATGTAAGAACAACATTAATATCTCTGGTCACTCTGCCACTATCGTTACTCATTTCCATCTTGACATTGCACTATATGGGAATGACTATCAACACAATGAGTTTGGGAGGTATGGCCATAGCCATCGGCTCATTGGTAGATGATGCCATAGTCGATGTAGAGAATGTATTCAAAAGGCTTCGAGAAAACCGGATGAAACCACTTGCAGAGCGCAATAAAACACTCCAAGTAGTTTTTGAAGCATCAAAAGAGGTACGAATGCCCATACTGAACTCTACCTTGATTATCATAGTCAGTTTTATTCCGTTATTCTTCCTCACTGGTATGGAAGGGCGTATGCTAGCCCCACTCGGTGCCGCCTTTATCGTGGCATTATTGGCATCAACCGTTGTTGCCCTTACACTCACACCAGTACTTTGTACCTATCTATTAGGAAAAGAGCAGGATGACAAATTGCCTAAAGAAGCGCCTGTAGCCGTATGGCTACGAAAAATTTATCAAAAGATGTTAGAATGGTCACTTCGCTACAAACGCATCATCCTAAGTAGCACCATTGCACTCTTTATGACCGCCTTAGGACTCTTTTTCACTTTAGGAAGAAGTTTCCTGCCAGCATTTAACGAAGGATCGTTTACCATTAACATAAGCTCTTTGCCGGGTATCTCACTCGAAGAGAGTGACAGGCTAGGTAAGCAGGCAGAAATGCTTTTGCTCTCTATACCCGAGATACAAACCGTAGCCCGAAAAACCGGGCGAGCTGAGCTCGATGAGCACGCATTAGGGGTTAATGTATCTGAATTGGAGGCGCCCTTTACGTTAAAAGAGCGCTCACGTAGCGAACTCGTGGCCGAAGTACGAGAAAGATTAGCGAACATAGCCGGAGCCAATATAGAAATCGGACAACCCATCAGTCACCGAATAAATGCCATACTATCAGGAACGAAAGCGAGCATTGCTATCAAACTATTTGGAAATGATCTCAACAGGATGTTCTCTTTTGCTAATAAAATAAAAAGTAAAATTCAAGATATTGAAGGAATATCCGATTTGAATGTAGAACAGCAAATAGAGCGTCCACAACTTAAAATCACTCCTAAAAGAGAGATCTTAAGCAAATTCGGCATCACTCTACCGGAATTTGCTGAGTTTGTCAAAGTATCTCTGGCAGGTGAAGTAATCTCTCAGG
This is a stretch of genomic DNA from uncultured Bacteroides sp.. It encodes these proteins:
- a CDS encoding efflux RND transporter permease subunit, whose product is MLNKIIYYSLHNRLIVLTAALLLMIAGIYTALHTDVDVFPDLNAPTVVIMTEAKGMAAEEVEQLVTFPVETAVNGASNVRRVRSSSTTGFSVVWVEFNWNTDIYLARQIVSEKLAVVNESLPPNVGRPTLGPQSSILGEVLIVGLTADSTSMLDLRTMADWTIRPRLLSTGGVSQVAVIGGELKEYQIQMDPQRMKHYNVSLSEMMKATKEMNLNANGGVIYEYGNEYIVRGMLSTTQIDQLGKAVVKTINKIPVLLEDVTNIRISAKEPKTGTASERGKSAVLLTVTKQPGISTIALTEKLETSLKEIQKSLPTDVKVSTNIFRQSQFIKSSINNVQKSLLEGGIFVVIILFLFLANVRTTLISLVTLPLSLLISILTLHYMGMTINTMSLGGMAIAIGSLVDDAIVDVENVFKRLRENRMKPLAERNKTLQVVFEASKEVRMPILNSTLIIIVSFIPLFFLTGMEGRMLAPLGAAFIVALLASTVVALTLTPVLCTYLLGKEQDDKLPKEAPVAVWLRKIYQKMLEWSLRYKRIILSSTIALFMTALGLFFTLGRSFLPAFNEGSFTINISSLPGISLEESDRLGKQAEMLLLSIPEIQTVARKTGRAELDEHALGVNVSELEAPFTLKERSRSELVAEVRERLANIAGANIEIGQPISHRINAILSGTKASIAIKLFGNDLNRMFSFANKIKSKIQDIEGISDLNVEQQIERPQLKITPKREILSKFGITLPEFAEFVKVSLAGEVISQVYEKGKSFDLTLKVKEDERDQIEKIGNLTIDTNEGQKIPLSYVAEIASSAGPNTINRENVKRKLVISANVSSRDLRSVVNDIRSRINEEIQLPEGYYLEYGGQFESEEAASKILALTSLISIVIIYLLLYHQ